A region from the Lathyrus oleraceus cultivar Zhongwan6 unplaced genomic scaffold, CAAS_Psat_ZW6_1.0 chrUn0540, whole genome shotgun sequence genome encodes:
- the LOC127114518 gene encoding transcription factor GTE12-like has product MSDNIKPSSLEPSMSHNTKPSSSTAPNTNPSNTQPRKKLIIKLSYPPGSRKRDSDSCATDENKRRKIQDSVKPTVSCYWVDSNYQTKSTVLSQPKNNGNVVENKKIIKNQVSNTTPLSQPKDMTMLLKTKKMIKNQVSKTTPLSQPKDNDNVVEDKKMIMNQVSKTTPLSQPKDNMKDSTTRGKECGLKKAMECVKRRQCWLILKRMLVDRDGWDLKDPPKIAKSNKCKIKAIGLKEIERKMRLYATEDEFASDMRLVFSNAMVMYPPRNHIYQIAKKFSDTFEHKWKSLKNTWELEDTKRSNTQKRY; this is encoded by the coding sequence ATGTCCGACAACATCAAACCTTCTTCCCTAGAACCATCCATGTCACATAACACCAAACCTTCTTCCTCAACAGCACCCAACACTAACCCTTCGAACACACAACCTCGTAAAAAACTTATCATCAAGCTCAGTTATCCTCCTGGTTCAAGAAAACGCGATTCAGATTCTTGTGCCACAGATGAAAACAAGAGAAGGAAGATTCAAGATTCTGTAAAACCAACCGTATCCTGTTATTGGGTTGATTCAAATTATCAAACCAAATCAACAGTTTTGTCTCAACCAAAGAATAATGGCAATGTTGTTGAAAACAAGAAGATCATCAAGAACCAAGTTTCCAACACGACACCTTTGTCTCAACCAAAGGATATGACAATGTTGTTGAAGACAAAGAAGATGATCAAGAACCAAGTTTCCAAAACAACACCTTTATCTCAACCAAAGGATAATGACAATGTTGTTGAAGACAAGAAGATGATCATGAACCAAGTTTCCAAAACAACACCTTTGTCTCAACCAAAGGATAACATGAAGGATTCAACAACGAGAGGTAAAGAATGTGGGTTGAAGAAAGCGATGGAGTGTGTTAAGAGGAGGCAATGTTGGTTGATATTGAAGAGGATGTTGGTAGACAGAGATGGTTGGGATTTGAAAGATCCTCCAAAAATAGCAAAGTCTAATAAGTGTAAGATAAAGGCAATAGGTTTGAAGGAAATAGAGAGAAAAATGAGATTGTATGCAACAGAGGATGAGTTTGCTAGCGACATGAGACTTGTGTTCTCTAATGCAATGGTAATGTATCCTCCAAGGAATCATATTTACCAAATTGCAAAAAAGTTTAGTGACACTTTTGAACACAAATGGAAGTCATTGAAGAATACGTGGGAACTTGAGGATACAAAAAGAAGCAACACTCAAAAGAGATACTAA
- the LOC127114515 gene encoding transcription factor GTE3, chloroplastic-like, with amino-acid sequence MSDNIKPSSLEPSMSHNTKPSSSTAPNTNPSNTQPRKKLIIKLSYPPGSRKRDSDSCATDENKRRKIQDSVKPTVSCYWVDSNYQTKSTVLSQPKNNGNVVENKKIIKNQVSNTTPLSQPKDNDNVVEDKKMIKNQVSKTTPLSQPKDNMKDSTTRGKECGLKKAMECVKRRQCWLILKRMLVDRDGWDLKDPPKIAKSNKCKIKAIGLKEIERKMRLYATEDEFASDMRLVFSNAMVMYPPRNHIYQIAKKFSDTFEHKWKSLKNTWELEDTKRSNTQKRY; translated from the coding sequence ATGTCCGACAACATCAAACCTTCTTCCCTAGAACCATCCATGTCACATAACACCAAACCTTCTTCCTCAACAGCACCCAACACTAACCCTTCGAACACACAACCTCGTAAAAAACTTATCATCAAGCTCAGTTATCCTCCTGGTTCAAGAAAACGCGATTCAGATTCTTGTGCCACAGATGAAAACAAGAGAAGGAAGATTCAAGATTCTGTAAAACCAACCGTATCCTGTTATTGGGTTGATTCAAATTATCAAACCAAATCAACAGTTTTGTCTCAACCAAAGAATAATGGCAATGTTGTTGAAAACAAGAAGATCATCAAGAACCAAGTTTCCAACACGACACCTTTGTCTCAACCAAAGGATAATGACAATGTTGTTGAAGACAAGAAGATGATCAAGAACCAAGTTTCCAAAACAACACCTTTGTCTCAACCAAAGGATAACATGAAGGATTCAACAACGAGAGGTAAAGAATGTGGGTTGAAGAAAGCGATGGAGTGTGTTAAGAGGAGGCAATGTTGGTTGATATTGAAGAGGATGTTGGTAGACAGAGATGGTTGGGATTTGAAAGATCCTCCAAAAATAGCAAAGTCTAATAAGTGTAAGATAAAGGCAATAGGTTTGAAGGAAATAGAGAGAAAAATGAGATTGTATGCAACAGAGGATGAGTTTGCTAGCGACATGAGACTTGTGTTCTCTAATGCAATGGTAATGTATCCTCCAAGGAATCATATTTACCAAATTGCAAAAAAGTTTAGTGACACTTTTGAACACAAATGGAAGTCATTGAAGAATACGTGGGAACTTGAGGATACAAAAAGAAGCAACACTCAAAAGAGATACTAA
- the LOC127114516 gene encoding transcription factor GTE12-like translates to MSDNIKPSSLEPSMSHNTKPSSSTAPNTNPSNTQPRKKLIIKLSYPPGSRKRDSDSCATDENKRRKIQDSVKPTVSCYWVDSNYQTKSTVLSQPKNNGNVVENKKIIKNQVSNTTPLSQPKDNDNVVEDKKMIKNQVSKTTPLSQPKDNDNVVEDKKMIMNQVSKTTPLSQPKDNMKDSTTRGKECGLKKAMECVKRRQCWLILKRMLVDRDGWDLKDPPKIAKSNKCKIKAIGLKEIERKMRLYATEDEFASDMRLVFSNAMVMYPPRNHIYQIAKKFSDTFEHKWKSLKNTWELEDTKRSNTQKRY, encoded by the coding sequence ATGTCCGACAACATCAAACCTTCTTCCTTAGAACCATCCATGTCACATAACACCAAACCTTCTTCCTCAACAGCACCCAACACTAACCCTTCGAACACACAACCTCGTAAAAAACTTATCATCAAGCTCAGTTATCCTCCTGGTTCAAGAAAACGCGATTCAGATTCTTGTGCCACAGATGAAAACAAGAGAAGGAAGATTCAAGATTCTGTAAAACCAACCGTATCCTGTTATTGGGTTGATTCAAATTATCAAACCAAATCAACAGTTTTGTCTCAACCAAAGAATAATGGCAATGTTGTTGAAAACAAGAAGATCATCAAGAACCAAGTTTCCAACACGACACCTTTGTCTCAACCAAAGGATAATGACAATGTTGTTGAAGACAAGAAGATGATCAAGAACCAAGTTTCCAAAACAACACCTTTATCTCAACCAAAGGATAATGACAATGTTGTTGAAGACAAGAAGATGATCATGAACCAAGTTTCCAAAACAACACCTTTGTCTCAACCAAAGGATAACATGAAGGATTCAACAACGAGAGGTAAAGAATGTGGGTTGAAGAAAGCGATGGAGTGTGTTAAGAGGAGGCAATGTTGGTTGATATTGAAGAGGATGTTGGTAGACAGAGATGGTTGGGATTTGAAAGATCCTCCAAAAATAGCAAAGTCTAATAAGTGTAAGATAAAGGCAATAGGTTTGAAGGAAATAGAGAGAAAAATGAGATTGTATGCAACAGAGGATGAGTTTGCTAGCGACATGAGACTTGTGTTCTCTAATGCAATGGTAATGTATCCTCCAAGGAATCATATTTACCAAATTGCAAAAAAGTTTAGTGACACTTTTGAACACAAATGGAAGTCATTGAAGAATACGTGGGAACTTGAGGATACAAAAAGAAGCAACACTCAAAAGAGATACTAA